The Populus nigra chromosome 19, ddPopNigr1.1, whole genome shotgun sequence genome includes a window with the following:
- the LOC133679729 gene encoding G2/mitotic-specific cyclin-2-like, with protein MLNWVSFCFLNFLKMGGSNENNPGLFVPLNLQEGPRMGGSKFVKDMGLNQRRALASINQNIVGAAHFPCVVNKRDSSEEMAAEMVSNKQQCYEETRKSKDCSVIEVEEYDDAAIPMFVKHTEAMLDEIDRMEVEMEDAEDSIVDIDCGDLKDTLAVVEYIDDIYAYYKKSESSGCVSPTYMDRQFDINEKMRAILIDWLIEVHYKFELMDETLFLAINLIDRFLERCTVVRKKLQLVGVTAMLLACKYEEVSVPLVEDFVLISDNAYTRIEVLDMEKLMVNTLQFNMSVPTPYMFMKRFLKAALSDKKLELLSFFIIEVCLVEYEMLRFPPSLLAAAAIYTAQCSLYQFKQWSKTSEWHTSYTEDQLLECSRMMVSFHQKAGYGKLTGVHRKYSTSKFGYAAKAEPALFLLGL; from the exons ATGCTGAACTGGGTTTCTTTTTGCTTCTTGAA TTTCTTGAAGATGGGTGGATCAAATGAGAACAATCCTGGTCTCTTCGTACCTTTAAACCTTCAAG AAGGACCAAGAATGGGGGGTTCGAAGTTTGTGAaggacatggggctgaatcaaAGGAGGGCATTAGCCAGCATCAATCAGAACATTGTTGGGGCTGCTCACTTCCCATGTGTGGTCAACAAGAGAGATAGCTCAGA ggaGATGGCAGCAGAAATGGTCAGCAACAAGCAACAATGCTATGAA GAGACTAGGAAATCTAAAGACTGTTCAGTAATAGAAGTGGAAGAGTATGATGATGCTGCGATACCGATGTTTGTGAAGCACACAGAGGCTATGCTAGATGAAATTGATAGGATG GAGGTTGAAATGGAGGATGCAGAGGACTCAATTGTGGATATTGACTGTGGCGATTTGAAAGATACATTGGCAGTTGTTGAGTATATAGATGACATATATGCCTACTACAAGAAATCTGAG AGCTCTGGCTGTGTCTCTCCAACTTACATGGATCGTCAATTTGACATCAACGAGAAGATGAGGGCCATCCTTATCGACTGGCTAATTGAG GTCCACTACAAATTTGAGCTTATGGACGAGACATTGTTCTTAGCCATCAATCTTATTGACCGATTCTTGGAGCGGTGCACAGTGGTCAGAAAGAAACTTCAACTGGTTGGTGTGACAGCAATGCTATTAGCATGCAAGTATGAGGAGGTCTCAGTCCCACTCGTGGAAGATTTTGTGCTGATATCAGACAACGCTTACACAAGGATAGAAGTCCTCGATATG GAGAAACTAATGGTGAACACTTTACAATTCAACATGTCTGTGCCAACCCCTTATATGTTCATGAAGAGATTCCTCAAGGCAGCTCTATCTGACAAGAAG CTTGAGCTTCTCTCCTTCTTCATAATTGAGGTGTGCCTAGTTGAGTACGAGATGCTTAGGTTCCCCCCATCTTTACTAGCTGCTGCAGCGATTTACACTGCTCAGTGTAGTCTGTACCAGTTTAAGCAGTGGTCTAAAACCAGCGAGTGGCACACCAGCTACACAGAAGATCAGCTTTT GGAATGCTCAAGAATGATGGTTAGTTTCCATCAGAAAGCTGGATATGGGAAACTCACTGGAGTTCATAGGAAGTACAGCACATCCAAGTTTGGTTATGCAGCAAAAGCTGAACCAGCCCTATTTCTCTTAGGGCTCTGA